In Vagococcus luciliae, one genomic interval encodes:
- a CDS encoding YebC/PmpR family DNA-binding transcriptional regulator: MAGHSKWNNIKNRKGAQDAKRGKVFQKLSREIYMAAKSGGSDPSSNPSLRLVLDKARTANMPNDNIQRAIKKATSAGEGENYDEVVYEGYGPAGVAILVHALTDNRNRTSTNVRVAFNKNGGSLGESGSVSYMFDRKGYIVIEREGLDVDEDTMMLSVLEAGGDDIEASEEVFEIYTDPSAFTAVRDELEKEYTLAQAELTMVPQTLVTLSESDKEKLEKIVDILEDDDDVSEVFTSADM, from the coding sequence ATGGCAGGACATTCAAAATGGAATAACATTAAGAATAGAAAAGGGGCACAAGATGCTAAACGTGGTAAAGTGTTCCAAAAATTATCGCGTGAAATCTATATGGCAGCAAAAAGTGGTGGTTCTGACCCGTCTTCTAACCCTTCGCTAAGATTAGTGTTAGATAAAGCAAGAACAGCGAATATGCCAAATGATAATATTCAACGTGCAATAAAAAAAGCAACGAGTGCTGGTGAAGGTGAAAACTATGATGAAGTTGTTTATGAAGGATATGGACCAGCAGGTGTGGCAATTTTAGTTCATGCTTTAACAGATAATCGTAACCGAACTTCAACTAACGTACGTGTTGCATTTAATAAAAATGGTGGTTCTCTGGGTGAATCTGGTTCGGTCTCTTATATGTTTGATCGAAAAGGCTACATTGTGATTGAAAGAGAAGGACTGGATGTAGATGAAGACACGATGATGCTAAGTGTGCTAGAAGCTGGTGGTGATGATATAGAAGCATCAGAGGAAGTATTTGAAATTTATACTGATCCAAGTGCATTCACAGCAGTACGAGATGAGTTAGAAAAAGAGTATACGTTGGCACAAGCAGAATTAACTATGGTGCCACAGACACTTGTTACATTGAGTGAATCAGATAAAGAAAAATTAGAGAAGATTGTTGATATTTTAGAAGATGATGATGATGTTTCAGAGGTATTCACATCTGCAGACATGTAG
- a CDS encoding QueT transporter family protein, with product MENKKEQSAVISWTTQDTAKMAIVAGLYVAVTLVLSVISFGAIQLRLSEMFNYLSLYNKRYIVAVTLGVAIANAFSPLGIIDVLVGSISTFLVLVINYAITKHVKNMKIKMVITAITFAISMFTVAGQLTILYGLPFFYNWLIVGLGELFSMTVGGVMIYWMSKKIDFTK from the coding sequence ATGGAAAATAAAAAAGAACAATCTGCTGTAATATCTTGGACAACACAAGACACAGCAAAGATGGCCATTGTGGCAGGATTGTATGTTGCAGTGACGTTAGTGTTATCGGTCATTAGTTTTGGCGCAATTCAGTTAAGATTATCTGAGATGTTTAATTACTTGTCGCTCTATAACAAACGCTACATAGTTGCTGTGACATTAGGTGTGGCAATAGCCAATGCTTTTTCACCATTAGGAATTATCGATGTATTAGTTGGAAGTATTAGCACGTTTTTAGTATTGGTGATAAATTATGCTATCACTAAACATGTTAAGAATATGAAAATAAAAATGGTCATAACAGCTATTACGTTTGCGATATCTATGTTTACTGTTGCGGGACAACTCACAATACTATATGGCTTACCATTTTTCTATAACTGGTTGATTGTTGGCTTAGGCGAACTATTTTCGATGACAGTTGGTGGGGTTATGATATACTGGATGAGTAAAAAAATTGATTTTACTAAATAA
- the comGC gene encoding competence type IV pilus major pilin ComGC: MLIVLLVIAVLIILFVPNLSKQQASINKQGDDALSKVIQTQTEMYYLDNNERPKDLDELVQGGYISKEQKDKAEKIGIKVE; this comes from the coding sequence ATGTTGATTGTATTGCTAGTTATTGCTGTATTAATTATTTTGTTTGTACCAAATCTTTCTAAACAACAAGCGAGTATTAATAAACAAGGTGATGATGCCTTAAGTAAAGTTATTCAGACGCAAACAGAAATGTATTATTTAGATAATAATGAAAGACCAAAAGATTTAGATGAGTTAGTACAAGGCGGGTATATTTCGAAAGAACAAAAAGATAAGGCAGAAAAAATAGGCATTAAAGTTGAGTAA
- a CDS encoding ComGF family competence protein codes for MTGLLLFLTPFIKQINQLWTYQENASYLEIHIGKRQLEHEIESLTLLEVKPTELVYKKAVDGKADERIIFDMYEDKLRKKPGFQPIIVGLRSATFVELDSLIEMTLVTLQGERYVYFLKK; via the coding sequence ATGACGGGTTTGTTATTGTTTTTAACGCCGTTTATTAAACAAATAAATCAATTATGGACGTATCAAGAAAATGCTTCATATTTAGAAATACATATTGGTAAAAGGCAGTTAGAACATGAAATTGAGTCTTTGACGTTGCTAGAAGTAAAACCAACTGAATTAGTTTATAAAAAAGCAGTGGACGGAAAAGCAGATGAGCGGATTATTTTTGATATGTATGAGGACAAGTTACGAAAAAAACCAGGATTTCAGCCTATTATAGTTGGTTTGAGATCAGCAACATTTGTCGAACTTGATTCATTAATTGAGATGACACTAGTGACATTACAGGGGGAGCGGTATGTTTACTTTCTTAAAAAATAA
- a CDS encoding type IV pilus modification PilV family protein: MWKGNDGFLLFESLLALFILTVGILFMLQIILFVRQQENQNQLYLELAIFAKEWEYIETKIDEQGLKEKAVKQKIQLIESSEDTFIIEKEGTTLEIMILDVN; the protein is encoded by the coding sequence ATGTGGAAAGGCAATGATGGCTTTTTATTATTTGAGAGTTTGTTAGCTTTGTTTATATTAACAGTTGGTATTTTGTTTATGCTACAAATAATATTATTTGTAAGGCAACAAGAAAATCAAAATCAATTATATTTAGAGTTAGCTATTTTTGCTAAAGAATGGGAATATATAGAAACTAAGATTGATGAACAAGGATTAAAAGAAAAAGCAGTTAAACAAAAGATTCAATTAATAGAAAGTAGTGAGGACACTTTTATTATAGAAAAAGAAGGAACAACTTTAGAGATAATGATTTTAGATGTGAATTAA
- a CDS encoding M3 family oligoendopeptidase has translation MTYSITWDLDSIFNGGIDSKELEQRLLLLDDEITEYQSLVTDWNPETDTPEFKAFEAIMTVQEKISKGFGQTISFVNAIQSADVNNKKAGSVLAGLFTKHTGFKNANVLFNKKLTNLSTDTWQALLASDFAQKQGVAFNLTEAREQSKRLLSEKEESVINQLSTDGFNAWSAHYDTIVANIQFPFEEDGKTTYLSAGQAFNRMMGDADTDVRQRLFDTWEKTWANYAPLFSDTLNHLDGFRLTNNKLHGITDHLEIPLEYNRMKKETLDAMWGTIAANKQPFVDFLTRKAQLFGKEKMDWQDQDAPVILGEFEEKRYTFNEAADFIVENFNKFSPKMADFAKMAFEKSWIEAEDRPGKRPGGYCTGLPENEESRIFMTYGESINEVSTLAHELGHAFHSHVMWDLPSVSQDYAMNVAETASTFAELIVADATLKQAKSTEEKINLLDIKMQNATAMFMNIHARFIFENNFYTERKEKVLTDTEITDLMVAAQKESYCDSLNSYHPHFWASKLHFYIDDVPFYNFPYTFGYLFSLGIYAFAQKQGTSFEDDYIALLRDTASMTTEELAKKHLNVDLTSSEFWQAGIDMMIQDVNTFLELTEDYVK, from the coding sequence ATGACATATTCAATAACATGGGATTTAGATTCAATTTTTAACGGAGGCATTGACTCAAAAGAGTTAGAACAACGCCTTTTATTACTAGATGATGAGATTACAGAGTACCAATCACTCGTAACAGATTGGAATCCAGAAACAGATACGCCAGAATTTAAAGCATTCGAAGCTATTATGACAGTTCAAGAAAAAATATCTAAAGGATTTGGCCAAACAATCAGTTTTGTTAATGCCATTCAATCAGCAGATGTTAACAATAAAAAAGCAGGCAGTGTTTTAGCTGGCTTGTTTACAAAACACACTGGGTTTAAAAATGCCAATGTTCTTTTTAATAAAAAATTAACTAACCTGTCAACTGATACTTGGCAAGCTTTACTTGCTTCAGATTTTGCTCAAAAACAAGGTGTGGCTTTTAATTTAACAGAAGCACGTGAACAAAGCAAACGCCTTTTAAGTGAAAAAGAAGAATCAGTCATCAACCAATTATCAACAGATGGCTTTAATGCATGGAGTGCTCACTACGACACAATTGTAGCAAACATTCAATTTCCATTTGAAGAAGATGGAAAAACAACATATCTTTCAGCAGGGCAAGCCTTTAACCGTATGATGGGTGACGCTGATACAGATGTTAGACAGCGTTTATTTGATACGTGGGAAAAAACGTGGGCAAATTATGCACCACTGTTCTCTGATACGTTGAACCATTTGGATGGTTTCCGTTTAACAAACAACAAATTACATGGCATCACTGATCATTTAGAGATTCCTTTAGAATACAACCGTATGAAAAAAGAAACATTGGACGCTATGTGGGGAACCATTGCTGCAAACAAACAACCATTCGTTGATTTTTTAACTCGTAAAGCACAATTATTCGGTAAAGAAAAAATGGATTGGCAAGATCAAGATGCACCTGTTATTTTAGGTGAATTTGAAGAAAAACGCTATACATTCAATGAAGCAGCTGATTTCATTGTTGAAAACTTCAATAAATTTAGTCCTAAGATGGCTGATTTTGCTAAAATGGCCTTTGAAAAAAGCTGGATTGAAGCAGAAGATAGACCAGGTAAACGTCCAGGTGGTTATTGTACTGGATTGCCAGAAAATGAAGAATCTCGTATCTTCATGACATACGGTGAATCAATCAACGAAGTCTCTACATTAGCTCATGAATTAGGACATGCTTTCCATTCACACGTGATGTGGGATTTACCATCAGTTAGTCAAGATTACGCAATGAACGTAGCAGAAACTGCTAGTACATTTGCCGAACTGATTGTAGCAGATGCAACACTTAAACAAGCAAAATCAACTGAAGAAAAAATCAATTTACTTGATATTAAAATGCAAAATGCAACAGCCATGTTTATGAACATTCACGCACGTTTCATTTTTGAAAATAATTTCTATACTGAACGCAAAGAAAAAGTCCTAACAGATACTGAAATCACTGATTTAATGGTAGCTGCTCAAAAAGAAAGCTACTGTGATTCATTGAATTCTTATCATCCACATTTCTGGGCAAGTAAACTGCACTTCTATATTGATGATGTGCCATTTTACAACTTCCCATACACATTTGGTTACCTGTTCAGCTTAGGTATTTATGCCTTCGCTCAAAAACAAGGAACATCATTTGAAGATGACTATATCGCTTTATTACGTGATACAGCGTCAATGACAACTGAAGAGTTAGCTAAAAAACATTTAAATGTCGACTTAACATCAAGTGAATTCTGGCAAGCTGGAATTGATATGATGATTCAAGATGTGAACACATTCTTAGAATTAACAGAAGACTACGTTAAATAA
- a CDS encoding universal stress protein yields MQKQYKKILVAMDGSKEAERALKKAVHVAKRNDATLYIAHIVDMRAFETVSSYDETLATNAKKEADKALKQYIEYAHEHNFDKVETVIRIGVPKIVLSEDLPKELGIDLIMLGATGLNAMERILLGSVSSYVSIHAKSDVLVVRTDMDNKTVK; encoded by the coding sequence ATGCAAAAACAATACAAAAAAATATTGGTCGCAATGGATGGATCAAAGGAAGCTGAACGCGCACTTAAAAAAGCTGTGCATGTTGCTAAACGAAATGACGCTACCCTTTACATTGCTCACATTGTTGATATGCGCGCATTTGAAACAGTTTCATCCTACGATGAAACACTCGCAACAAATGCAAAAAAAGAAGCTGATAAGGCCCTAAAACAATATATTGAGTATGCTCATGAGCATAATTTCGACAAAGTAGAAACAGTGATTCGCATAGGTGTGCCTAAAATCGTCCTATCAGAAGATTTACCAAAAGAATTAGGAATCGACTTAATTATGCTAGGAGCAACTGGGTTAAATGCTATGGAGAGAATTTTACTTGGCTCTGTATCAAGTTATGTCTCTATCCATGCCAAAAGTGACGTTTTAGTTGTTCGTACAGATATGGATAATAAAACAGTAAAATAA
- a CDS encoding acetate/propionate family kinase codes for MSKTIAINAGSSSLKWQLYTMPEETVIAKGIVERIGLNDSIFTIKYGEDKKYEVIKDIEDHEIAINMLLEQLTALNIIESFEEITGAGHRIVAGGEHFKESAIIDDEALALVDDLAEFAPLHNPAEAKVIRVFQKLLPNTLNVGVFDTSFHTTMPKVNYLYSIPTEYYEKYGARKYGAHGTSHRYVSERAADMLGKPIEELKIITCHLGNGASITAVDGGKSIDTSMGFTPLAGVTMGTRSGDIDASLLQYLMGKLEITDIKEMVDILNKKSGLLGLSGISSDMRDLENADTEAAKVAIEIFEDRIRKYIGSYVATMNGVDAIVFTAGIGENAIEIRKNIIDGLSVFGCEIDAEKNNIRGEERVISTDDSKVKVLLIPTDEELMIARDVEALKK; via the coding sequence ATGTCAAAAACAATCGCAATTAATGCTGGAAGTTCAAGCTTAAAATGGCAATTATATACAATGCCAGAAGAAACAGTTATCGCTAAAGGAATTGTGGAAAGAATTGGATTAAATGATTCAATTTTTACGATTAAATATGGTGAAGATAAAAAATATGAAGTGATTAAAGATATTGAGGATCATGAAATTGCTATTAATATGTTATTAGAACAATTAACTGCATTAAATATTATTGAATCTTTTGAAGAAATCACAGGAGCTGGTCACCGTATTGTAGCTGGTGGAGAACATTTCAAAGAATCAGCTATTATCGATGATGAAGCACTTGCTTTAGTTGATGATTTAGCAGAATTTGCGCCATTACATAACCCAGCAGAAGCGAAAGTTATCCGCGTATTCCAAAAATTATTGCCAAATACATTAAATGTTGGAGTATTCGATACATCATTCCATACAACAATGCCTAAAGTAAACTATTTATATAGCATTCCAACAGAATACTATGAAAAATATGGCGCAAGAAAATATGGGGCACACGGAACAAGTCATCGTTATGTATCAGAACGTGCTGCTGACATGTTAGGTAAACCAATTGAAGAATTAAAAATCATCACTTGTCACTTAGGTAATGGGGCGTCAATCACAGCTGTTGATGGTGGAAAATCAATTGATACATCAATGGGATTCACACCATTAGCTGGTGTTACTATGGGAACTCGTTCAGGTGATATTGATGCGTCATTATTACAATATTTAATGGGTAAATTAGAAATTACTGATATTAAAGAAATGGTTGATATTTTAAACAAAAAATCAGGTTTACTAGGTTTATCAGGTATTTCAAGTGACATGCGTGACTTAGAAAACGCTGATACAGAAGCTGCTAAAGTAGCAATTGAAATCTTTGAAGACCGTATCCGTAAATACATTGGTAGCTATGTCGCAACAATGAACGGTGTTGACGCTATTGTCTTTACAGCAGGTATTGGTGAAAATGCTATCGAAATTCGTAAAAATATTATTGACGGCTTAAGTGTTTTCGGCTGTGAAATCGATGCTGAGAAAAATAATATTCGTGGGGAAGAACGTGTTATTTCGACAGATGATTCTAAAGTTAAAGTATTATTAATTCCAACGGATGAAGAATTAATGATTGCAAGAGACGTTGAAGCGTTAAAAAAATAA
- the comGB gene encoding competence type IV pilus assembly protein ComGB: protein MSGKKVYKKPIMKRKSHKKLIKSIKIKPYNHQEKYEFIYLLGNLLENGFSLEQSIQFMKTISFKQEKQLTYIERKLLKGESLAKCLLGVGFSKEQLAPIKFSEVHGDLVGTLKRMSSQMKERQKQRKEMIKVLSYPILLLIFLVGMIVGMKWVILPQLSELSQDPAAPSMFSLIDKGLKYGLFFISTLVLSGYLVVNQLNRHSQINKLMLYARLPVIGKLLTSYYTSLFATEWGNLLSQGMEFKEVVLIMQQKGYSQLMQEMSKEIKIKLEQGIFIDEPISQWRFLKPELTWIIRQGEIHGRLGQELIIFGEREWENFMTECEKKIHLLQPITFLIIAILIVSVYGSLLLPIYNGMGDFY from the coding sequence ATGAGTGGGAAAAAAGTTTACAAAAAGCCTATTATGAAAAGAAAATCACACAAAAAACTTATCAAATCTATAAAAATTAAACCGTATAATCATCAAGAAAAATATGAGTTTATCTATCTATTAGGTAATTTGTTAGAAAATGGGTTTAGTTTGGAACAAAGTATTCAATTCATGAAGACTATTTCTTTCAAACAAGAAAAACAATTGACTTATATTGAAAGAAAACTACTAAAAGGTGAGTCTTTAGCGAAGTGTTTACTGGGAGTTGGTTTTTCAAAAGAGCAGTTAGCGCCAATTAAATTCTCAGAAGTTCATGGGGATTTAGTTGGAACGTTAAAGAGAATGTCTTCGCAAATGAAAGAACGACAAAAACAGCGAAAAGAAATGATAAAGGTATTAAGCTATCCTATTTTGTTATTAATCTTTTTAGTAGGGATGATTGTTGGAATGAAGTGGGTAATACTACCGCAGCTTTCAGAATTATCGCAAGACCCTGCAGCACCATCCATGTTTAGTTTGATTGATAAGGGATTGAAATATGGCCTATTTTTCATTAGTACTTTGGTATTATCTGGGTATTTAGTAGTCAATCAGTTAAATCGACACTCGCAAATAAATAAACTGATGCTTTATGCTCGATTACCTGTTATTGGAAAACTTTTAACCAGTTACTATACATCATTGTTTGCAACAGAATGGGGGAACTTATTATCACAAGGAATGGAATTTAAAGAGGTTGTATTGATTATGCAACAAAAAGGGTATTCACAATTAATGCAAGAGATGTCAAAAGAAATAAAAATAAAATTAGAACAAGGTATTTTTATTGATGAGCCAATTAGTCAATGGCGTTTTTTGAAACCAGAATTGACGTGGATTATTAGACAAGGTGAAATTCATGGGAGACTTGGACAAGAGTTAATCATTTTTGGCGAACGAGAGTGGGAAAATTTTATGACAGAATGTGAGAAAAAGATTCACTTGCTTCAGCCAATAACCTTTTTAATCATTGCGATATTAATTGTGTCTGTTTATGGCTCATTATTATTGCCAATATATAATGGAATGGGGGATTTTTATTGA
- a CDS encoding 3-oxoacyl-ACP reductase translates to MSSITYTEFKGKVVFVTGVASGIGKEQAHLFLDQGAYVFGFDKAEADSGFSGRFTFFRGDVTNIEDLEQAVSECLAKYNKIDILLNTAGKLDEFKPLVETSEELWDDIYETNVKSYFRLTKLILPIMLKQKSGTIINMASIAGLIGGGGGISYTMSKHAIVGFTKQLALDYANQGIHVVGIAPGAIKTSMNAADFSGDGQMAKWVADETPCKRWASPEEVAQLTLFLASQASSYIQGSIVPIDGGWMTK, encoded by the coding sequence ATGAGTAGTATTACTTATACAGAATTTAAAGGCAAAGTAGTCTTTGTTACAGGTGTTGCATCAGGCATAGGAAAAGAGCAAGCTCATTTATTTTTAGATCAAGGAGCTTACGTATTCGGATTTGATAAAGCAGAAGCTGACAGTGGTTTTTCTGGTCGATTTACTTTTTTTAGAGGTGATGTCACCAATATAGAAGATTTGGAACAAGCAGTTAGTGAGTGCTTAGCCAAGTATAATAAAATAGATATATTATTAAATACTGCTGGTAAGTTAGATGAATTTAAACCACTAGTCGAAACGTCTGAAGAGTTATGGGATGATATTTATGAAACCAACGTGAAAAGTTATTTTCGGTTAACTAAGTTAATTTTACCAATTATGCTAAAACAAAAAAGTGGCACGATTATCAATATGGCCTCTATCGCTGGTTTAATTGGTGGTGGCGGTGGTATTAGTTACACTATGTCAAAACATGCGATTGTCGGGTTTACGAAACAATTAGCCTTAGATTATGCTAATCAAGGGATTCATGTGGTTGGCATTGCTCCTGGTGCCATTAAAACGTCAATGAACGCGGCTGATTTTTCGGGTGATGGTCAGATGGCTAAATGGGTAGCAGATGAAACACCTTGTAAACGCTGGGCTTCACCTGAAGAAGTAGCACAATTGACACTATTTTTAGCAAGTCAAGCTTCATCTTACATACAAGGAAGTATAGTACCAATAGATGGTGGATGGATGACAAAATAG
- a CDS encoding class I SAM-dependent methyltransferase: MSQTNVEIGFKNMHESVKLLQQELDTSFFDAYVENGENLLDGGSVRVIDNVPNQVAVKQLEAYYQELLGMTLSTEEKRKITQLTLLSGLKVEPLQANHQLTPDGIGFLFVYMIEQLMKDKQDDMVVGDLSVGMGNLLYTILSNLSVAGYTNIKGIGVDIDELLLEVAAVNKNWLGLKAELFHQDSLEPLLMEPLDVAVADLPIGYYPKDDVSKDFMTSFATEHSYAHHLLMEQSMKYVKEEGFGLFLVPNNFLETEQADSLKKWLVEEVYLQGILQLPKTLFSQKSLGKSIVLVQNKGNKAKQAQEVLLAELPSLKENKSVLNFVNQFRQWCESNIN; the protein is encoded by the coding sequence TTGTCTCAAACGAATGTGGAGATAGGCTTTAAAAATATGCATGAATCTGTGAAATTGCTTCAGCAAGAACTGGATACATCTTTTTTTGATGCTTATGTCGAAAACGGAGAGAATTTATTGGATGGTGGTAGCGTTCGTGTTATTGATAATGTTCCAAATCAAGTAGCAGTTAAACAGCTTGAAGCGTATTATCAAGAGTTATTAGGCATGACGTTGTCAACTGAAGAAAAGAGAAAAATCACTCAGTTAACATTACTTAGTGGATTAAAAGTGGAACCACTTCAAGCAAATCATCAACTAACACCAGATGGTATTGGCTTTTTATTTGTTTATATGATTGAACAATTGATGAAAGATAAGCAAGACGATATGGTTGTTGGGGACTTGTCTGTTGGTATGGGTAATCTACTTTATACAATTTTAAGCAATTTAAGCGTAGCCGGTTATACTAATATTAAAGGAATTGGTGTTGATATCGATGAGTTATTATTAGAAGTAGCTGCTGTGAATAAAAATTGGTTAGGATTAAAAGCAGAGTTATTTCATCAAGATTCTTTAGAACCATTGCTTATGGAACCATTAGATGTAGCAGTTGCTGATTTACCGATTGGGTATTACCCAAAAGATGATGTATCAAAAGACTTCATGACATCTTTCGCTACTGAACACAGTTATGCACATCATTTATTAATGGAACAGAGTATGAAGTATGTGAAAGAGGAAGGCTTTGGCTTATTCTTAGTGCCAAATAATTTTCTAGAAACAGAACAAGCTGATTCTCTTAAAAAGTGGTTAGTTGAAGAAGTTTATCTGCAAGGTATATTACAGTTACCAAAAACTCTTTTTAGTCAAAAAAGTTTAGGAAAATCGATTGTACTTGTCCAAAACAAAGGAAATAAAGCTAAGCAAGCCCAAGAGGTATTACTAGCAGAGTTACCATCTTTAAAGGAAAATAAAAGTGTATTAAATTTTGTCAATCAGTTTCGTCAATGGTGCGAATCGAATATAAATTAG
- the comGA gene encoding competence type IV pilus ATPase ComGA: MKKLAKKLLEVGYKNQVSDLYILPKSSSMYDVSFRKHHDMTSYDLLSYKTAEQLILYFKYLAGMDIAEKRKVQMGGTTIKVKKETFRIRLSVVGDFLNRETLVIRFLYPMSSKSLQFVDNNQIEKIKKQITRNGLFLFSGPTGSGKSTTMHLLMQYLIHQEKKHIITIEDPVEIEDTDCLQFQVNEKIGLTYQELIKVCLRHRPDCLMIGEIRDTETAQMAMRAALTGHLVFSTIHAKNRKGVEERLIELGIPREEMNQSVQGIFYQEMLPLTSGKNYGVLYDIFYKEGEDEWEKSLQKAYYEKKITQKTYQIYKN; encoded by the coding sequence ATGAAAAAACTAGCTAAAAAATTATTAGAAGTTGGTTATAAAAACCAAGTGAGTGATTTGTATATTCTCCCTAAATCTTCATCAATGTATGACGTGTCATTTCGGAAGCATCATGATATGACAAGTTATGATTTATTATCCTATAAAACAGCTGAACAATTAATTTTATATTTTAAATACCTTGCAGGGATGGATATTGCCGAAAAGCGTAAAGTTCAGATGGGTGGAACGACTATTAAAGTTAAAAAAGAAACCTTTCGGATTCGATTATCTGTTGTAGGTGATTTCTTGAATCGTGAAACACTTGTGATTCGTTTTTTATACCCGATGTCGAGCAAAAGTCTTCAGTTTGTTGATAATAATCAAATTGAAAAAATAAAAAAACAAATTACACGCAATGGCTTATTCTTATTTTCTGGTCCTACAGGTTCGGGAAAATCAACTACGATGCATTTACTGATGCAATATTTAATTCATCAGGAAAAAAAGCATATTATCACGATAGAGGATCCAGTGGAAATAGAGGATACAGATTGTCTTCAATTTCAAGTCAATGAAAAAATCGGTTTAACTTATCAGGAACTGATTAAGGTATGTTTACGACATCGACCAGATTGCTTGATGATAGGAGAAATAAGAGATACAGAAACAGCACAAATGGCTATGAGAGCAGCTTTAACGGGACATTTAGTCTTTTCAACTATCCATGCTAAAAATAGGAAAGGAGTTGAGGAAAGATTAATCGAATTAGGGATTCCTAGAGAAGAGATGAATCAAAGTGTACAAGGAATTTTCTATCAAGAGATGTTGCCGTTAACATCTGGAAAAAATTATGGAGTGTTATATGACATATTTTATAAAGAAGGAGAAGATGAGTGGGAAAAAAGTTTACAAAAAGCCTATTATGAAAAGAAAATCACACAAAAAACTTATCAAATCTATAAAAATTAA
- a CDS encoding VanZ family protein, with translation MKSKLSQSKVYIVISIVIMVILFYSSSKTYTEQSSVPLLQKWLASEPFASKLQNVVFHYGGNEVSIQAMGYFKFVEFFIRKAAHFFTFFILGGSLFLILHSKLKQSLFSLFFAWFSATGYAAMDEFHQMITGDRTPLFQDVMLDSIGALTACVMLVIYLEFGRKKSR, from the coding sequence ATGAAAAGTAAATTAAGTCAATCGAAAGTTTACATAGTAATCTCAATTGTGATTATGGTTATTTTATTTTACAGCTCATCAAAAACATACACAGAGCAAAGTTCTGTCCCACTTCTTCAAAAGTGGCTAGCTAGTGAGCCTTTTGCTTCGAAATTACAAAATGTTGTGTTTCATTATGGAGGAAATGAGGTCAGTATTCAAGCAATGGGATATTTTAAATTTGTGGAATTTTTTATTCGAAAAGCAGCTCATTTTTTTACCTTTTTTATCTTAGGTGGAAGTTTATTTTTAATATTGCATTCAAAATTAAAGCAATCGCTATTTAGTTTATTTTTTGCTTGGTTTAGTGCGACAGGTTATGCGGCAATGGATGAGTTTCATCAGATGATAACGGGTGATAGAACGCCGTTATTTCAAGATGTGATGCTTGATAGCATTGGGGCGTTAACAGCATGTGTGATGTTAGTAATTTATCTTGAATTTGGTCGCAAAAAGTCAAGGTGA
- a CDS encoding type II secretion system protein translates to MSNDGFTLWECLCVLLIISIFGLLPIIKIEKWKEQKTITSQLIMFERLYEKSQHSAVIEKESSKIFADKDSQRIIFNYTLKGQKKEEFLYIEEPLLIMRESSLELQAGTASPSKLETFTFFDQSTQTKIDYIVQLGSSKVFKYVERQ, encoded by the coding sequence TTGAGTAATGACGGGTTTACTTTATGGGAATGCCTATGTGTGTTACTTATTATCAGTATTTTTGGATTACTGCCAATTATCAAAATAGAAAAGTGGAAAGAACAGAAGACTATTACGTCACAATTAATAATGTTTGAAAGATTATATGAAAAAAGTCAACATAGTGCAGTGATAGAAAAGGAAAGTAGTAAAATATTTGCGGATAAAGATTCACAAAGAATCATATTTAATTACACATTAAAAGGCCAAAAGAAGGAAGAGTTTCTTTACATAGAGGAACCATTACTCATTATGAGAGAGAGCTCCCTTGAACTACAAGCAGGAACAGCAAGTCCTAGTAAATTGGAAACGTTCACTTTCTTTGATCAATCAACACAAACAAAAATTGACTATATTGTTCAATTAGGAAGTAGTAAGGTGTTTAAATATGTGGAAAGGCAATGA